AAAGCAATTCGACGAGGTAACCGGCGATGACCATCGCGGCGTAGAAGGTGCCGAGCAAGGTCAGCATCATCCTGGTGCCGTAATACTTACGGTAGATGTTCAGGATCGGCAGGATCAACAGGTCGGCGTAGATGAAGGCGATCACGCCGCCGAAGCTGATGCCGCCGTTCCACAGCACCGCGGCCAACGGCACGTTGCCGATCGAGCAGACGAAGGACACAATCGCCACGACGGGTCCCACGATCGGCCCCCACAGTGCCGAGAGGCCCGGGTCGTCGGCCAGAAAGAAACTCCGCCAAAACGATTCGGGCACCCACGCCGCGATGGCGCCGGCGATCAACAGGCCCAGCACCAGGTCCCGCAGGATCGCCAGCCATTCCATGACAAACACGTGCGAAACGGAAGTGAAGCCCTCGGCGGAAAGCAGTCGCTGCCAGAAGGAACCCTCGCGCTTGATGGACATGTCCATCGCGGCGTGGCCTTCCATCGAGCCGGCGATTCCCCGCTCGGCTTGCCGGCGGGCGGCATCGACGAGGCGCGACCGCACGAACAACCGGAACAAGACGGCGAGCATCACGATCATCAGCGGGCCGCCGATGAATTCCGCGGCGGTGAATTGCCAGCCCATCAGCAGGGCCAAGATGATGCCCAACTCCACGACAAGGTTGGTGGAACCGATCTCGAATGCCATGGCGGCGGTGAAATGAGCGCCCTTGCGAAACAACGACCGCGCCAAGGCCACCGCGGCATACGAGCACGACGACGATGCCGCGCCAAGCCCCGCCGCCACCGCCAGGGTGCGTGGCCGGTCGTCGCCGAGCAGGGCTACCACCGTCGAGCGGCGTACCACCGCCTGCACGACGGCCGACAGGGCGAAACCCAGGATCAGCGCCCACAGGATTTCCCAGGTCATCGACCCGGCCAGCGCCAGTGCGTGCTCGATTGCCGCTAGCACCTTGCTCATCACCGGCGACTCGCTTCCCTGTCCGTACGTTGATCATCACGCATTCGCGGCCGTTGCGCCCGGGCAGACGTGTTAGGACCGTTTCGGCACTCGCCCGTGGCAAACGGCAGGCAATTTGCCGCGCACCCC
The DNA window shown above is from Mycobacterium sp. Aquia_216 and carries:
- a CDS encoding permease — its product is MSKVLAAIEHALALAGSMTWEILWALILGFALSAVVQAVVRRSTVVALLGDDRPRTLAVAAGLGAASSSCSYAAVALARSLFRKGAHFTAAMAFEIGSTNLVVELGIILALLMGWQFTAAEFIGGPLMIVMLAVLFRLFVRSRLVDAARRQAERGIAGSMEGHAAMDMSIKREGSFWQRLLSAEGFTSVSHVFVMEWLAILRDLVLGLLIAGAIAAWVPESFWRSFFLADDPGLSALWGPIVGPVVAIVSFVCSIGNVPLAAVLWNGGISFGGVIAFIYADLLILPILNIYRKYYGTRMMLTLLGTFYAAMVIAGYLVELLFGTTNLIPAQRNATVMQASIAWNYTTWLNIVFLAIAVVLVVRFVTSGGMPMVRMMGGSPEATDGHHHH